From a single Nymphaea colorata isolate Beijing-Zhang1983 chromosome 4, ASM883128v2, whole genome shotgun sequence genomic region:
- the LOC116252256 gene encoding formin-like protein 11 isoform X1: MSSLFRSTFLIMQIFLVIIIFFFFSGSRSTSNRALRQEIGPNPNEVLGLIWPEERERVKERQIQKSPGEEEGKRKLRVLRKVGAFLGLNHHDQKVMQRLEEIGPSPAAAPRSANGGGDVAETPSPVLPFFTNKNSHRHALRPALVFHELSIPRSETDGSGIQVGRGAIAAVVSAIGTAAAIFIMVFFGFSIFRRKKQRPVRALLLPGFWVDSGSEKPKTRSLLNFATNDVFDQGPEHFYLSTLCELKQKSGDNPNVMTTNSDDSFGQDQVNRSSSRNQFPLHCDGVVLELASVEELAFHSACGSQSSSGRVSDASNASSGASSLSSHPLDSPRSEQLPPGGLPLSPSCRGATPESASVSPLRLKPSPSPSSLNSPSPIAAPQDEAPPAHSANVGHPPVDCRSGTRTPPPPPPPLPRSPFSRRVPPPPLPKGLRTTETKLVSTSQHEQSGPAGNTRHRRPKLKPLHWDKVRAAPDHSMVWDELRGGSFEFDEQMIESLFWYNMRNSSLDAEVGNRSSSLNKHILDPKRLQNITILSKAVNASPEQVCNALIHGDGLAVEQLEALAKMAPTKEEEERLSNYIGDTSELGFGERFVKEILNLPLAFSGIEAMLYKETFDDEVHGLRKLLVMVEDACKELKSSPLFLKLLEAVLKTGNRMNDGTTRGGAKAFKLDALLKLADVKGTDGKTTLLHFVVQEIIRSEGVRTSDIKDDTRTSEFTEDGVCDEYKCEGSVEIEERYRSIGLDLASRLSKELSSVKKTAGVDLDVLAGSVLKLSERQTKLRSLIQEDILLMDDRAKEFVKMMKSFLGLAEDEIKKLQQDEKRVLHMVRQITEYFHGDMSKDEANPLHIFVIVGDFLRILDQVCKDINCSKPSSSR; encoded by the exons ATGAGTTCTTTGTTCCGATCCACTTTCTTGATCATGCAGATCTTCCTCGtgatcatcatcttcttcttcttctctggatcACGTTCTACGAGCAATAGAGCCTTAAGACAAGAAATAGGGCCAAATCCAAATGAGGTTCTTGGACTCATTTGGcctgaggagagagaaagagtcaaGGAACGACAGATTCAAAAGTCTCCTGGAGAAGAAGAGGGCAAGAGGAAACTGCGGGTCTTGCGGAAGGTCGGAGCCTTTCTTGGGCTCAACCACCATGATCAGAAGGTAATGCAAAGACTTGAGGAGATCGGGCCATCGCCGGCAGCAGCTCCACGGTCCGCTAATGGTGGTGGGGATGTTGCTGAAACTCCATCCCCCGTCCTGCCtttcttcacaaacaaaaattcaCATCGTCACGCTCTGCGCCCTGCTCTCGTCTTCCATGAACTTAGCATTCCTAGAAGTGAAACAGATGGTAGTGGGATTCAAGTTGGTAGGGGAGCCATAGCGGCTGTTGTGTCTGCAATTGGAACCGCTGCAGCTATCTTCATTATGGTCTTCTTTGGCTTCTCGATATTCAGGAGAAAGAAGCAGAGACCAGTGAGGGCACTGCTGCTTCCTGGCTTCTGGGTAGATAGCGGGTCGGAGAAGCCTAAAACAAGGAGCTTGCTGAACTTTGCAACCAACGATGTGTTTGATCAGGGCCCTGAGCATTTCTACTTGAGTACGCTATGTGAGCTCAAACAGAAATCCGGCGACAACCCAAATGTGATGACGACGAATTCAGACGATTCATTTGGCCAAGATCAGGTGAACAGGTCAAGTAGCCGGAATCAGTTCCCACTCCACTGCGACGGAGTTGTTCTTGAACTGGCGTCGGTGGAAGAATTGGCGTTCCATTCTGCCTGTGGATCCCAATCATCCAGCGGACGGGTTTCTGATGCTTCGAATGCTAGCTCAGGCGCATCGTCCCTATCGTCACATCCTCTGGATTCCCCAAGGTCGGAGCAACTTCCCCCAGGAGGGCTGCCTTTGTCACCGTCATGTAGAGGAGCAACGCCGGAAAGCGCTTCAGTTTCCCCTCTGAGATTGAAGCCATCTCCGTCCCCTTCATCACTTAACTCTCCTTCTCCTATAGCTGCACCTCAGGATGAAGCACCACCAGCACATTCTGCGAATGTTGGTCATCCGCCGGTTGATTGTAGGAGCGGTACTCGGACTCCccctcctccaccacctccgTTGCCACGTTCTCCGTTCTCGCGTCGTGTTCCACCGCCTCCATTGCCGAAGGGATTAAGAACAACTGAGACCAAATTGGTGTCCACGTCCCAGCACGAGCAATCTGGACCAGCTGGTAACACGCGGCACCGCCGGCCGAAACTGAAGCCGCTACACTGGGACAAAGTTAGGGCCGCACCAGATCACTCAATGGTGTGGGATGAACTCAGAGGAGGGTCATTTGA ATTTGACGAACAGATGATTGAATCTCTTTTCTGGTACAATATGCGTAATTCTTCACTGGATGCGGAAGTCGGAAACAGAAGTTCTTCTCTGAACAAGCATATCTTGGACCCAAAAAGACTGCAGAATATAACTATACTATCAAAAGCAGTCAATGCTTCTCCAGAACAAGTTTGTAATGCTTTAATTCATG GGGATGGGTTGGCTGTGGAACAATTAGAAGCACTGGCCAAGATGGCACCcactaaagaagaagaagagaggctGTCAAATTACATTGGGGACACAAGTGAGCTTGGGTTTGGAGAGAGATTTGTCAAGGAAATTCTGAATTTGCCGTTGGCCTTTTCAGGAATTGAGGCAATGCTCTACAAGGAGACGTTTGATGATGAGGTCCATGGCCTCAGGAAGTTACTTGTAATGGTAGAG gaTGCCTGCAAGGAATTGAAGTCAAGTCCCCTCTTTTTGAAGTTACTGGAAGCTGTATTAAAGACAGGAAACAGGATGAATGATGGCACCACTAGAGGGGGTGCGAAAGCTTTTAAGCTTGATGCATTGCTTAAACTTGCAGATGTAAAAGGAACAGACGGGAAGACCACCTTACTTCATTTTGTTGTTCAGGAGATTATCCGATCAGAAGGTGTCAGAACATCTGATATAAAAGATGATACCAGAACATCTGAATTTACAGAAGATGGTGTCTGTGACGAGTATAAATGTGAAGGCTCTGTGGAAATAGAAGAGCGCTACAGAAGTATAGGCCTTGATCTTGCTTCAAGACTGAGTAAAGAATTGAGCAGTGTGAAGAAAACAGCTGGTGTAGATCTAGATGTGCTAGCAGGCTCTGTTTTAAAACTATCAGAACGTCAAACGAAGCTGCGGAGTCTCATCCAAGAGGACATTTTATTGATGGATGATAGAGCAAAGGAATTCGTTAAAATGATGAAATCTTTTCTCGGCCTTGCTGAAGACGAAATTAAGAAGCTGCAGCAAGATGAAAAACGTGTTCTGCATATGGTTAGGCAGATAACGGAGTATTTCCATGGTGATATGAGCAAGGATGAAGCCAACCCACTTCACATATTTGTGATTGTGGGTGATTTTCTTCGAATCTTGGACCAGGTGTGCAAAGATATAAACTGTTCAAAGCCAAGCAGTTCTCGGTAA
- the LOC116252256 gene encoding formin-like protein 11 isoform X2: protein MSSLFRSTFLIMQIFLVIIIFFFFSGSRSTSNRALRQEIGPNPNEVLGLIWPEERERVKERQIQKSPGEEEGKRKLRVLRKVGAFLGLNHHDQKVMQRLEEIGPSPAAAPRSANGGGDVAETPSPVLPFFTNKNSHRHALRPALVFHELSIPRSETDGSGIQVGRGAIAAVVSAIGTAAAIFIMVFFGFSIFRRKKQRPVRALLLPGFWVDSGSEKPKTRSLLNFATNDVFDQGPEHFYLSTLCELKQKSGDNPNVMTTNSDDSFGQDQVNRSSSRNQFPLHCDGVVLELASVEELAFHSACGSQSSSGRVSDASNASSGASSLSSHPLDSPRSEQLPPGGLPLSPSCRGATPESASVSPLRLKPSPSPSSLNSPSPIAAPQDEAPPAHSANVGHPPVDCRSGTRTPPPPPPPLPRSPFSRRVPPPPLPKGLRTTETKLVSTSQHEQSGPAGNTRHRRPKLKPLHWDKVRAAPDHSMVWDELRGGSFEFDEQMIESLFWYNMRNSSLDAEVGNRSSSLNKHILDPKRLQNITILSKAVNASPEQVCNALIHGIEAMLYKETFDDEVHGLRKLLVMVEDACKELKSSPLFLKLLEAVLKTGNRMNDGTTRGGAKAFKLDALLKLADVKGTDGKTTLLHFVVQEIIRSEGVRTSDIKDDTRTSEFTEDGVCDEYKCEGSVEIEERYRSIGLDLASRLSKELSSVKKTAGVDLDVLAGSVLKLSERQTKLRSLIQEDILLMDDRAKEFVKMMKSFLGLAEDEIKKLQQDEKRVLHMVRQITEYFHGDMSKDEANPLHIFVIVGDFLRILDQVCKDINCSKPSSSR, encoded by the exons ATGAGTTCTTTGTTCCGATCCACTTTCTTGATCATGCAGATCTTCCTCGtgatcatcatcttcttcttcttctctggatcACGTTCTACGAGCAATAGAGCCTTAAGACAAGAAATAGGGCCAAATCCAAATGAGGTTCTTGGACTCATTTGGcctgaggagagagaaagagtcaaGGAACGACAGATTCAAAAGTCTCCTGGAGAAGAAGAGGGCAAGAGGAAACTGCGGGTCTTGCGGAAGGTCGGAGCCTTTCTTGGGCTCAACCACCATGATCAGAAGGTAATGCAAAGACTTGAGGAGATCGGGCCATCGCCGGCAGCAGCTCCACGGTCCGCTAATGGTGGTGGGGATGTTGCTGAAACTCCATCCCCCGTCCTGCCtttcttcacaaacaaaaattcaCATCGTCACGCTCTGCGCCCTGCTCTCGTCTTCCATGAACTTAGCATTCCTAGAAGTGAAACAGATGGTAGTGGGATTCAAGTTGGTAGGGGAGCCATAGCGGCTGTTGTGTCTGCAATTGGAACCGCTGCAGCTATCTTCATTATGGTCTTCTTTGGCTTCTCGATATTCAGGAGAAAGAAGCAGAGACCAGTGAGGGCACTGCTGCTTCCTGGCTTCTGGGTAGATAGCGGGTCGGAGAAGCCTAAAACAAGGAGCTTGCTGAACTTTGCAACCAACGATGTGTTTGATCAGGGCCCTGAGCATTTCTACTTGAGTACGCTATGTGAGCTCAAACAGAAATCCGGCGACAACCCAAATGTGATGACGACGAATTCAGACGATTCATTTGGCCAAGATCAGGTGAACAGGTCAAGTAGCCGGAATCAGTTCCCACTCCACTGCGACGGAGTTGTTCTTGAACTGGCGTCGGTGGAAGAATTGGCGTTCCATTCTGCCTGTGGATCCCAATCATCCAGCGGACGGGTTTCTGATGCTTCGAATGCTAGCTCAGGCGCATCGTCCCTATCGTCACATCCTCTGGATTCCCCAAGGTCGGAGCAACTTCCCCCAGGAGGGCTGCCTTTGTCACCGTCATGTAGAGGAGCAACGCCGGAAAGCGCTTCAGTTTCCCCTCTGAGATTGAAGCCATCTCCGTCCCCTTCATCACTTAACTCTCCTTCTCCTATAGCTGCACCTCAGGATGAAGCACCACCAGCACATTCTGCGAATGTTGGTCATCCGCCGGTTGATTGTAGGAGCGGTACTCGGACTCCccctcctccaccacctccgTTGCCACGTTCTCCGTTCTCGCGTCGTGTTCCACCGCCTCCATTGCCGAAGGGATTAAGAACAACTGAGACCAAATTGGTGTCCACGTCCCAGCACGAGCAATCTGGACCAGCTGGTAACACGCGGCACCGCCGGCCGAAACTGAAGCCGCTACACTGGGACAAAGTTAGGGCCGCACCAGATCACTCAATGGTGTGGGATGAACTCAGAGGAGGGTCATTTGA ATTTGACGAACAGATGATTGAATCTCTTTTCTGGTACAATATGCGTAATTCTTCACTGGATGCGGAAGTCGGAAACAGAAGTTCTTCTCTGAACAAGCATATCTTGGACCCAAAAAGACTGCAGAATATAACTATACTATCAAAAGCAGTCAATGCTTCTCCAGAACAAGTTTGTAATGCTTTAATTCATG GAATTGAGGCAATGCTCTACAAGGAGACGTTTGATGATGAGGTCCATGGCCTCAGGAAGTTACTTGTAATGGTAGAG gaTGCCTGCAAGGAATTGAAGTCAAGTCCCCTCTTTTTGAAGTTACTGGAAGCTGTATTAAAGACAGGAAACAGGATGAATGATGGCACCACTAGAGGGGGTGCGAAAGCTTTTAAGCTTGATGCATTGCTTAAACTTGCAGATGTAAAAGGAACAGACGGGAAGACCACCTTACTTCATTTTGTTGTTCAGGAGATTATCCGATCAGAAGGTGTCAGAACATCTGATATAAAAGATGATACCAGAACATCTGAATTTACAGAAGATGGTGTCTGTGACGAGTATAAATGTGAAGGCTCTGTGGAAATAGAAGAGCGCTACAGAAGTATAGGCCTTGATCTTGCTTCAAGACTGAGTAAAGAATTGAGCAGTGTGAAGAAAACAGCTGGTGTAGATCTAGATGTGCTAGCAGGCTCTGTTTTAAAACTATCAGAACGTCAAACGAAGCTGCGGAGTCTCATCCAAGAGGACATTTTATTGATGGATGATAGAGCAAAGGAATTCGTTAAAATGATGAAATCTTTTCTCGGCCTTGCTGAAGACGAAATTAAGAAGCTGCAGCAAGATGAAAAACGTGTTCTGCATATGGTTAGGCAGATAACGGAGTATTTCCATGGTGATATGAGCAAGGATGAAGCCAACCCACTTCACATATTTGTGATTGTGGGTGATTTTCTTCGAATCTTGGACCAGGTGTGCAAAGATATAAACTGTTCAAAGCCAAGCAGTTCTCGGTAA
- the LOC116252256 gene encoding formin-like protein 11 isoform X3: MQRLEEIGPSPAAAPRSANGGGDVAETPSPVLPFFTNKNSHRHALRPALVFHELSIPRSETDGSGIQVGRGAIAAVVSAIGTAAAIFIMVFFGFSIFRRKKQRPVRALLLPGFWVDSGSEKPKTRSLLNFATNDVFDQGPEHFYLSTLCELKQKSGDNPNVMTTNSDDSFGQDQVNRSSSRNQFPLHCDGVVLELASVEELAFHSACGSQSSSGRVSDASNASSGASSLSSHPLDSPRSEQLPPGGLPLSPSCRGATPESASVSPLRLKPSPSPSSLNSPSPIAAPQDEAPPAHSANVGHPPVDCRSGTRTPPPPPPPLPRSPFSRRVPPPPLPKGLRTTETKLVSTSQHEQSGPAGNTRHRRPKLKPLHWDKVRAAPDHSMVWDELRGGSFEFDEQMIESLFWYNMRNSSLDAEVGNRSSSLNKHILDPKRLQNITILSKAVNASPEQVCNALIHGDGLAVEQLEALAKMAPTKEEEERLSNYIGDTSELGFGERFVKEILNLPLAFSGIEAMLYKETFDDEVHGLRKLLVMVEDACKELKSSPLFLKLLEAVLKTGNRMNDGTTRGGAKAFKLDALLKLADVKGTDGKTTLLHFVVQEIIRSEGVRTSDIKDDTRTSEFTEDGVCDEYKCEGSVEIEERYRSIGLDLASRLSKELSSVKKTAGVDLDVLAGSVLKLSERQTKLRSLIQEDILLMDDRAKEFVKMMKSFLGLAEDEIKKLQQDEKRVLHMVRQITEYFHGDMSKDEANPLHIFVIVGDFLRILDQVCKDINCSKPSSSR; this comes from the exons ATGCAAAGACTTGAGGAGATCGGGCCATCGCCGGCAGCAGCTCCACGGTCCGCTAATGGTGGTGGGGATGTTGCTGAAACTCCATCCCCCGTCCTGCCtttcttcacaaacaaaaattcaCATCGTCACGCTCTGCGCCCTGCTCTCGTCTTCCATGAACTTAGCATTCCTAGAAGTGAAACAGATGGTAGTGGGATTCAAGTTGGTAGGGGAGCCATAGCGGCTGTTGTGTCTGCAATTGGAACCGCTGCAGCTATCTTCATTATGGTCTTCTTTGGCTTCTCGATATTCAGGAGAAAGAAGCAGAGACCAGTGAGGGCACTGCTGCTTCCTGGCTTCTGGGTAGATAGCGGGTCGGAGAAGCCTAAAACAAGGAGCTTGCTGAACTTTGCAACCAACGATGTGTTTGATCAGGGCCCTGAGCATTTCTACTTGAGTACGCTATGTGAGCTCAAACAGAAATCCGGCGACAACCCAAATGTGATGACGACGAATTCAGACGATTCATTTGGCCAAGATCAGGTGAACAGGTCAAGTAGCCGGAATCAGTTCCCACTCCACTGCGACGGAGTTGTTCTTGAACTGGCGTCGGTGGAAGAATTGGCGTTCCATTCTGCCTGTGGATCCCAATCATCCAGCGGACGGGTTTCTGATGCTTCGAATGCTAGCTCAGGCGCATCGTCCCTATCGTCACATCCTCTGGATTCCCCAAGGTCGGAGCAACTTCCCCCAGGAGGGCTGCCTTTGTCACCGTCATGTAGAGGAGCAACGCCGGAAAGCGCTTCAGTTTCCCCTCTGAGATTGAAGCCATCTCCGTCCCCTTCATCACTTAACTCTCCTTCTCCTATAGCTGCACCTCAGGATGAAGCACCACCAGCACATTCTGCGAATGTTGGTCATCCGCCGGTTGATTGTAGGAGCGGTACTCGGACTCCccctcctccaccacctccgTTGCCACGTTCTCCGTTCTCGCGTCGTGTTCCACCGCCTCCATTGCCGAAGGGATTAAGAACAACTGAGACCAAATTGGTGTCCACGTCCCAGCACGAGCAATCTGGACCAGCTGGTAACACGCGGCACCGCCGGCCGAAACTGAAGCCGCTACACTGGGACAAAGTTAGGGCCGCACCAGATCACTCAATGGTGTGGGATGAACTCAGAGGAGGGTCATTTGA ATTTGACGAACAGATGATTGAATCTCTTTTCTGGTACAATATGCGTAATTCTTCACTGGATGCGGAAGTCGGAAACAGAAGTTCTTCTCTGAACAAGCATATCTTGGACCCAAAAAGACTGCAGAATATAACTATACTATCAAAAGCAGTCAATGCTTCTCCAGAACAAGTTTGTAATGCTTTAATTCATG GGGATGGGTTGGCTGTGGAACAATTAGAAGCACTGGCCAAGATGGCACCcactaaagaagaagaagagaggctGTCAAATTACATTGGGGACACAAGTGAGCTTGGGTTTGGAGAGAGATTTGTCAAGGAAATTCTGAATTTGCCGTTGGCCTTTTCAGGAATTGAGGCAATGCTCTACAAGGAGACGTTTGATGATGAGGTCCATGGCCTCAGGAAGTTACTTGTAATGGTAGAG gaTGCCTGCAAGGAATTGAAGTCAAGTCCCCTCTTTTTGAAGTTACTGGAAGCTGTATTAAAGACAGGAAACAGGATGAATGATGGCACCACTAGAGGGGGTGCGAAAGCTTTTAAGCTTGATGCATTGCTTAAACTTGCAGATGTAAAAGGAACAGACGGGAAGACCACCTTACTTCATTTTGTTGTTCAGGAGATTATCCGATCAGAAGGTGTCAGAACATCTGATATAAAAGATGATACCAGAACATCTGAATTTACAGAAGATGGTGTCTGTGACGAGTATAAATGTGAAGGCTCTGTGGAAATAGAAGAGCGCTACAGAAGTATAGGCCTTGATCTTGCTTCAAGACTGAGTAAAGAATTGAGCAGTGTGAAGAAAACAGCTGGTGTAGATCTAGATGTGCTAGCAGGCTCTGTTTTAAAACTATCAGAACGTCAAACGAAGCTGCGGAGTCTCATCCAAGAGGACATTTTATTGATGGATGATAGAGCAAAGGAATTCGTTAAAATGATGAAATCTTTTCTCGGCCTTGCTGAAGACGAAATTAAGAAGCTGCAGCAAGATGAAAAACGTGTTCTGCATATGGTTAGGCAGATAACGGAGTATTTCCATGGTGATATGAGCAAGGATGAAGCCAACCCACTTCACATATTTGTGATTGTGGGTGATTTTCTTCGAATCTTGGACCAGGTGTGCAAAGATATAAACTGTTCAAAGCCAAGCAGTTCTCGGTAA
- the LOC116253386 gene encoding transcription factor LRL3-like — protein MQPSSEGMASMGGSLSSQHMSIQEMQAQEITNPQSSNLDHHQISHDDFLEQMISTLPSWSDLSPSSFPQALPNGGCSSGSDASQKLFTMSLMSKPENASPDAAHFISSFDDSTLLASRLRQHHISGGGSSPGGGLLGLLQLNTPNLGLNPSQLLGSTPMARPPASAAASCVGDTGGNGGGGGGGGLPIPLSLGQGSDPDSSSDSRLRDAVVDASFKNCVDGSAAVQGLFNGFQTTRSSPNNNQHFQSYGAQNAGMNQAPASVQAPGTAPPTRPRARARRGQATDPHSIAERLRRERIAERMKALQELVPNANKTDKASMLDEIIDYVKFLQLQVKVLSMSRLGGAAAVAPLVTNISPEASGIGRRSNGDQTAATASSQDGLTATEQQVVKLMEEDMGSAMQYLQGKGLCLMPISLASAISSATCHSRTANANTNSTATVRPSTIIDPSPPSPSISVLTVQSALGSGGGCAADALKDATSVSKP, from the exons atgcaGCCTTCTAGTGAAGGAATGGCGTCAATGGGGGGTTCGCTGAGCTCCCAGCATATGTCCATCCAAGAGATGCAGGCCCAAGAAATCACAAACCCCCAGAGCAGTAACCTAGACCACCACCAAATCTCACACGACGATTTCCTTGAGCAGATGATCTCGACCCTTCCGTCCTGGTCGGACCTCTCGCCTTCCTCCTTTCCTCAAGCCCTTCCTAACGGCGGCTGCAGCAGCGGCAGCGACGCCTCTCAGAAGCTCTTCACCATGTCCCTGATGAGCAAACCGGAGAACGCCTCGCCGGACGCCGCCCACTTCATCTCCTCTTTCGATGACTCCACCTTGCTTGCCTCCCGCCTCCGGCAGCACCACATCTCGGGCGGCGGGAGCTCTCCTGGCGGCGGACTGCTCGGCCTGCTCCAACTCAACACGCCCAATCTGGGTCTCAACCCCTCCCAACTCTTGGGCTCGACGCCCATGGCTAGACCGCCTGCGTCCGCGGCGGCTAGCTGTGTTGGCGATACTGGCGGAaacggcggcggcggaggaggagggggcTTGCCCATCCCTTTAAGTCTTGGTCAGGGTAGCGACCCTGACTCCTCTTCTGATTCTCGTCTGAGAGACGCTGTTGTTGATGCTTCCTTCAAGAAC TGCGTCGATGGTTCTGCTGCGGTTCAAGGTTTGTTCAATGGATTCCAGACGACCAGGAGTTCTCCGAACAACAACCAACATTTTCAG AGTTATGGGGCGCAGAATGCCGGGATGAATCAAGCTCCAGCTTCCGTTCAGGCACCAGGAACCGCACCTCCGACGAGGCCAAGAGCGAGAGCCCGGCGCGGTCAAGCTACCGACCCACACAGCATTGCTGAAAGG TTGCGTAGGGAAAGGATTGCAGAAAGAATGAAGGCCCTACAGGAACTCGTTCCCAACGCGAACAAG ACGGACAAGGCTTCCATGCTCGATGAAATCATCGATTACGTGAAATTCCTTCAACTCCAAGTGAag GTCCTGAGCATGAGTAGACTTGGCGGAGCTGCGGCAGTTGCTCCATTGGTTACTAACATTTCTCCTGAG gcTAGTGGCATCGGACGGAGGAGCAACGGCGACCAGACGGCGGCTACGGCGTCGTCGCAGGACGGTCTGACGGCAACAGAACAGCAGGTTGTGAAGCTCATGGAGGAAGACATGGGCTCAGCAATGCAGTACCTCCAAGGCAAGGGCCTGTGTCTCATGCCCATCTCCCTCGCCTCTGCCATCTCCAGCGCCACCTGCCACTCTAGAACAGCCAACGCCAACACCAACAGCACCGCCACCGTCCGGCCGTCCACCATCATCGACCCCTCGCCTCCTTCTCCAAGCATATCTGTCTTAACCGTGCAGTCCGCCTTAGGCAGCGGCGGTGGTTGTGCAGCAGACGCCCTCAAAGATGCCACCTCTGTTTCCAAACCGTAA